From the genome of Hymenobacter cellulosilyticus, one region includes:
- a CDS encoding tetratricopeptide repeat protein translates to MLNDNSPLHHFTISPLDSLDDLFARLRHATTPTEIEALQNGIWQLWLMTGDQRLDKELEAGLRALAAGDYTAAIRVFTAIIEEQPEFAEAWNKRATAYFLRASTGLPCSILPKPCSGSPGTLGPCRAGPRFCKPWATTGPLCGPCGAWKHYALTCRACKLDCTTCATSSRRIYRPTYSCATLY, encoded by the coding sequence ATGTTGAACGACAACTCACCACTTCACCATTTCACCATTTCGCCTTTGGACTCCCTCGACGACCTGTTTGCCCGACTGCGCCACGCCACCACGCCCACCGAAATTGAGGCCCTGCAAAACGGCATCTGGCAGCTGTGGTTGATGACCGGCGACCAGCGCCTGGACAAGGAGTTGGAAGCGGGCCTGCGGGCCCTGGCCGCCGGCGACTATACGGCCGCCATTCGGGTATTCACCGCTATTATCGAGGAGCAGCCCGAGTTTGCCGAGGCCTGGAACAAGCGCGCCACGGCCTATTTCCTGCGGGCGAGTACCGGGCTTCCCTGCTCGATATTGCCCAAACCCTGCAGCGGGAGCCCCGGCACTTTGGGGCCCTGTCGGGCTGGGCCACGATTCTGCAAACCCTGGGCGACTACCGGGCCGCTTTGCGGGCCTTGCGGCGCGTGGAAGCACTATGCCCTAACCTGCCGGGCCTGCAAGCTCGACTGCACGACCTGCGCGACCAGCTCGAGGAGGATTTATAGGCCAACTTATTCTTGCGCAACTCTATATTAA
- the metF gene encoding methylenetetrahydrofolate reductase [NAD(P)H], with product MKVTEHLSRADGKTLFSFEVLPPRKGENIQTLFSNIEPLLEFKPPFIDVTYHREEYVYRQHPNGLLEKKTVRRRPGTVGICAAIKNRFDVDTVPHLICGGFSKEETENALIDLHFLGIDNVLALRGDPIKSEGHFKPEPDGHAYACDLIGQVSNLNKGEYLDEEQDDTWATNFCIGTAGYPEKHFEAPNYGADLRYLKHKVDRGADYIVTQMFFDNEQYFNFEKKCRAAGITVPIIPGLKPLTTKSQLTMLPRSFYLNIPEELAEAVHHAADNEAARQIGIEWCINQSKELMAHGVPCLHYYSMGKSESIRRVASALF from the coding sequence ATGAAAGTAACCGAACACCTGTCCCGCGCCGACGGCAAAACGCTGTTTTCCTTCGAAGTGCTGCCGCCCCGCAAGGGCGAGAATATTCAGACGCTGTTTTCCAACATTGAGCCCCTGCTGGAGTTCAAGCCGCCGTTTATCGACGTGACCTACCACCGGGAGGAGTATGTGTACCGGCAGCACCCCAACGGCCTACTGGAAAAGAAAACCGTGCGCCGCCGGCCCGGTACCGTGGGCATCTGCGCGGCCATCAAAAACCGCTTCGACGTGGACACCGTGCCCCACCTCATCTGCGGGGGCTTCTCGAAGGAGGAAACCGAAAACGCGCTGATTGACCTGCACTTCTTGGGCATCGACAACGTGCTGGCCCTGCGCGGCGACCCAATCAAGAGCGAAGGCCACTTTAAGCCCGAACCCGACGGCCACGCCTACGCCTGCGACCTGATTGGGCAGGTTTCCAACCTCAACAAGGGCGAATACCTTGACGAGGAGCAGGACGACACCTGGGCTACCAACTTCTGCATCGGCACGGCCGGCTACCCCGAAAAGCACTTTGAGGCTCCCAACTACGGGGCCGACCTGCGCTACCTCAAGCACAAAGTGGACCGCGGCGCCGACTACATCGTGACCCAGATGTTTTTCGACAACGAGCAGTACTTCAACTTCGAGAAGAAGTGTCGGGCGGCGGGTATCACGGTGCCCATCATCCCCGGCCTCAAGCCCCTGACGACCAAGAGCCAGCTCACGATGCTGCCCCGCTCCTTCTACCTCAACATCCCGGAGGAGCTGGCTGAGGCCGTACACCACGCCGCCGACAACGAAGCGGCCCGCCAAATCGGCATCGAGTGGTGCATCAACCAAAGCAAGGAGCTCATGGCCCACGGCGTGCCCTGCCTGCACTACTACTCCATGGGCAAGTCGGAATCTATCCGGCGGGTGGCCTCGGCTCTGTTTTAA